Proteins co-encoded in one Scatophagus argus isolate fScaArg1 chromosome 11, fScaArg1.pri, whole genome shotgun sequence genomic window:
- the sp3a gene encoding transcription factor Sp3a isoform X2: protein MAEQSMKPEDMAAMDVDSSQSGFLQQEEDRGNQPSPLDLLATTCTKVGSPSSEVDRGAAADVTSDPSTQLTGTDKWEVLTPTSAKDESGMIQIQSQGILTSNGQYVLPLQNLQSQPIFVASGTDASSANSVPNIQYQVIPQIQTADGQLSFSTSSVEGPTLTQDATGQIQILPDGSQSLGMTSTANILNNNQNLISQTGHVQQIQGVSIGSSTFNNQGQVVTNVPVGLPGNITFVPINSVDLDSLGLSGAQTIATGVTADGQLIMASQPVDGSESLAKTDNHLSHTLPVNDSNANPEIYVPTSSSQLHIPANESSLLTQDTSLSSVATEQADTTSGLQEGFIQQNQEQSVQASSAQPIIQLQQVPIQTTNGQVVQSVATGGQGLQNVQLINPGTFIIQAQTVTPSGQIQWQTFQVQGVQNLQNLQLPTTPPQQITLAPVQTLSLGSNPVSINTGQIPNLQTVTVNSMAQNEGDTDNPGDIRIKEEPDSGDWQLSTDSTLNTSDLSHLRVRLVDEEDQLGQEGKRLRRVACTCPNCKESGGRGSNTGKKKQHICHIAGCGKVYGKTSHLRAHLRWHSGERPFVCSWIFCGKRFTRSDELQRHRRTHTGEKKFVCPECSKRFMRSDHLAKHIKTHQNKKGVNSGSAVVASMESAGSSDSIITMAGGTTLILTNIQQGSSNAQDILANAENPLQLVTTVAASEVME from the exons ATGGCTG AACAGTCGATGAAACCAGAAGATATGGCTGCCATGGACGTGGACAGCAGTCAAAGCGGCttcctgcagcaggaggaggacaggggCAATCAG CCATCACCCCTCGACCTGCTAGCAACCACCTGCACTAAGGTTGGGTCACCGTCGTCAGAGGTGGACAGAGGTGCTGCCGCTGATGTG ACATCAGATCCATCCACGCAGCTTACTGGGACTGATAAATGGGAAGTGTTAACACCCACATCAGCAAAGGATGAATCTGGAATGATACAGATCCAAAGTCAAGGAATATTAACATCAAATGGACAGTACGTACTTCCTCTCCAGAACTTACAGAGTCAGCCAATCTTTGTGGCGTCGGGAACAGACGCCTCCTCTGCCAATTCAGTGCCTAACATTCAGTACCAAGTAATTCCTCAAATTCAAACAGCAGATGGACAGCTGAGCTTCTCCACGTCCAGTGTGGAGGGACCGACTCTGACTCAGGATGCCACGGGCCAGATTCAGATCTTGCCTGATGGTAGCCAGAGCCTCGGCATGACATCAACTGCAAACATCCTTAATAACAACCAGAACCTCATATCACAGACTGGTCATGTCCAGCAGATCCAGGGGGTTTCTATCGGCAGCTCCACCTTTAACAACCAGGGTCAGGTTGTTACTAATGTGCCTGTGGGTTTGCCTGGGAACATTACTTTTGTTCCTATTAACAGTGTAGACTTGGACTCACTTGGCCTGTCTGGTGCTCAGACTATAGCAACAGGGGTCACTGCTGATGGCCAGCTAATTATGGCAAGTCAGCCTGTGGATGGCTCAGAGAGTCTGGCGAAGACAGATAATCACCTCTCACATACACTACCAGTAAATGATTCAAATGCAAATCCTGAGATCTATGTGCCAACGTCTTCCTCTCAGCTACACATTCCAGCAAACGAGTCAAGCCTGCTGACACAAGACACTTCATTGTCATCAGTGGCTACAGAGCAAGCCGACACAACTTCTGGTCTCCAGGAGGGCTTCATCCAACAAAATCAGGAGCAGAGTGTCCAGGCGTCCTCAGCTCAGCCCATCATCCAACTGCAGCAGGTGCCCATTCAGACCACCAATGGCCAGGTGGTTCAGTCTGTGGCAACTGGCGGGCAGGGTCTCCAGAACGTGCAGCTGATCAACCCGGGAACGTTCATCATCCAAGCCCAGACAGTCACTCCATCAGGTCAGATACAGTGGCAGACCTTTCAGGTGCAGGGAGTGCAGAATCTGCAGAACCTTCAGTTGCCCACAACACCACCCCAGCAGATAACCCTGGCTCCAGTCCAGACCCTGTCACTGGGCTCCAATCCAGTCAGCATCAACACGGGGCAGATCCCCAACCTGCAGACAGTGACGGTCAACTCAATGGCACAGAATGAAGGAGACACAGACAACCCTGGAG ACATTCGGATAAAGGAAGAGCCAGACTCTGGAGACTGGCAACTGAGCACTGACTCCACCCTGAACACAAGCGATCTGTCCCACCTCCGCGTCAGGTTGGTGGATGAGGAGGATCAGTTGGGTCAGGAGGGCAAGAGGCTGCGCAGAGTGGCATGTACTTGTCCCAACTGTAAAGAGTCGGGTGGGAG AGGATCCAACACAgggaagaagaagcagcacaTCTGTCATATTGCAGGCTGTGGGAAAGTATATGGGAAGACATCGCACCTGCGAGCACACCTGCGCTGGCATTCAGGGGAGCGACCTTTTGTTTGCAGCTGGATATTCTGTGGGAAGAGGTTCACACGCAGTGAcgagctgcagagacacaggagaacacacacag GAGAGAAGAAGTTTGTCTGCCCAGAATGCTCCAAGCGCTTCATGCGGAGCGACCACCTGGCGAAGCACATTAAAACTCATCAGAACAAAAAAGGCGTGAACTCTGGCAGCGCTGTGGTGGCCTCGATGGAATCCGCAGGGTCCTCAGACAGTATCATCACCATGGCAGGCGGGACCACCCTCATCCTCACCAACATCCAGCAGGGTTCCAGCAACGCCCAGGACATCCTGGCCAACGCAGAGAACCCTCTCCAGCTCGTCACCACAGTAGCAGCTAGCGAAGTCATGGAGTGA
- the sp3a gene encoding transcription factor Sp3a isoform X3 — MAEQSMKPEDMAAMDVDSSQSGFLQQEEDRGNQTSDPSTQLTGTDKWEVLTPTSAKDESGMIQIQSQGILTSNGQYVLPLQNLQSQPIFVASGTDASSANSVPNIQYQVIPQIQTADGQLSFSTSSVEGPTLTQDATGQIQILPDGSQSLGMTSTANILNNNQNLISQTGHVQQIQGVSIGSSTFNNQGQVVTNVPVGLPGNITFVPINSVDLDSLGLSGAQTIATGVTADGQLIMASQPVDGSESLAKTDNHLSHTLPVNDSNANPEIYVPTSSSQLHIPANESSLLTQDTSLSSVATEQADTTSGLQEGFIQQNQEQSVQASSAQPIIQLQQVPIQTTNGQVVQSVATGGQGLQNVQLINPGTFIIQAQTVTPSGQIQWQTFQVQGVQNLQNLQLPTTPPQQITLAPVQTLSLGSNPVSINTGQIPNLQTVTVNSMAQNEGDTDNPGDIRIKEEPDSGDWQLSTDSTLNTSDLSHLRVRLVDEEDQLGQEGKRLRRVACTCPNCKESGGRGSNTGKKKQHICHIAGCGKVYGKTSHLRAHLRWHSGERPFVCSWIFCGKRFTRSDELQRHRRTHTGEKKFVCPECSKRFMRSDHLAKHIKTHQNKKGVNSGSAVVASMESAGSSDSIITMAGGTTLILTNIQQGSSNAQDILANAENPLQLVTTVAASEVME; from the exons ATGGCTG AACAGTCGATGAAACCAGAAGATATGGCTGCCATGGACGTGGACAGCAGTCAAAGCGGCttcctgcagcaggaggaggacaggggCAATCAG ACATCAGATCCATCCACGCAGCTTACTGGGACTGATAAATGGGAAGTGTTAACACCCACATCAGCAAAGGATGAATCTGGAATGATACAGATCCAAAGTCAAGGAATATTAACATCAAATGGACAGTACGTACTTCCTCTCCAGAACTTACAGAGTCAGCCAATCTTTGTGGCGTCGGGAACAGACGCCTCCTCTGCCAATTCAGTGCCTAACATTCAGTACCAAGTAATTCCTCAAATTCAAACAGCAGATGGACAGCTGAGCTTCTCCACGTCCAGTGTGGAGGGACCGACTCTGACTCAGGATGCCACGGGCCAGATTCAGATCTTGCCTGATGGTAGCCAGAGCCTCGGCATGACATCAACTGCAAACATCCTTAATAACAACCAGAACCTCATATCACAGACTGGTCATGTCCAGCAGATCCAGGGGGTTTCTATCGGCAGCTCCACCTTTAACAACCAGGGTCAGGTTGTTACTAATGTGCCTGTGGGTTTGCCTGGGAACATTACTTTTGTTCCTATTAACAGTGTAGACTTGGACTCACTTGGCCTGTCTGGTGCTCAGACTATAGCAACAGGGGTCACTGCTGATGGCCAGCTAATTATGGCAAGTCAGCCTGTGGATGGCTCAGAGAGTCTGGCGAAGACAGATAATCACCTCTCACATACACTACCAGTAAATGATTCAAATGCAAATCCTGAGATCTATGTGCCAACGTCTTCCTCTCAGCTACACATTCCAGCAAACGAGTCAAGCCTGCTGACACAAGACACTTCATTGTCATCAGTGGCTACAGAGCAAGCCGACACAACTTCTGGTCTCCAGGAGGGCTTCATCCAACAAAATCAGGAGCAGAGTGTCCAGGCGTCCTCAGCTCAGCCCATCATCCAACTGCAGCAGGTGCCCATTCAGACCACCAATGGCCAGGTGGTTCAGTCTGTGGCAACTGGCGGGCAGGGTCTCCAGAACGTGCAGCTGATCAACCCGGGAACGTTCATCATCCAAGCCCAGACAGTCACTCCATCAGGTCAGATACAGTGGCAGACCTTTCAGGTGCAGGGAGTGCAGAATCTGCAGAACCTTCAGTTGCCCACAACACCACCCCAGCAGATAACCCTGGCTCCAGTCCAGACCCTGTCACTGGGCTCCAATCCAGTCAGCATCAACACGGGGCAGATCCCCAACCTGCAGACAGTGACGGTCAACTCAATGGCACAGAATGAAGGAGACACAGACAACCCTGGAG ACATTCGGATAAAGGAAGAGCCAGACTCTGGAGACTGGCAACTGAGCACTGACTCCACCCTGAACACAAGCGATCTGTCCCACCTCCGCGTCAGGTTGGTGGATGAGGAGGATCAGTTGGGTCAGGAGGGCAAGAGGCTGCGCAGAGTGGCATGTACTTGTCCCAACTGTAAAGAGTCGGGTGGGAG AGGATCCAACACAgggaagaagaagcagcacaTCTGTCATATTGCAGGCTGTGGGAAAGTATATGGGAAGACATCGCACCTGCGAGCACACCTGCGCTGGCATTCAGGGGAGCGACCTTTTGTTTGCAGCTGGATATTCTGTGGGAAGAGGTTCACACGCAGTGAcgagctgcagagacacaggagaacacacacag GAGAGAAGAAGTTTGTCTGCCCAGAATGCTCCAAGCGCTTCATGCGGAGCGACCACCTGGCGAAGCACATTAAAACTCATCAGAACAAAAAAGGCGTGAACTCTGGCAGCGCTGTGGTGGCCTCGATGGAATCCGCAGGGTCCTCAGACAGTATCATCACCATGGCAGGCGGGACCACCCTCATCCTCACCAACATCCAGCAGGGTTCCAGCAACGCCCAGGACATCCTGGCCAACGCAGAGAACCCTCTCCAGCTCGTCACCACAGTAGCAGCTAGCGAAGTCATGGAGTGA
- the sp3a gene encoding transcription factor Sp3a isoform X1, with the protein MAEQSMKPEDMAAMDVDSSQSGFLQQEEDRGNQDTQPSPLDLLATTCTKVGSPSSEVDRGAAADVTSDPSTQLTGTDKWEVLTPTSAKDESGMIQIQSQGILTSNGQYVLPLQNLQSQPIFVASGTDASSANSVPNIQYQVIPQIQTADGQLSFSTSSVEGPTLTQDATGQIQILPDGSQSLGMTSTANILNNNQNLISQTGHVQQIQGVSIGSSTFNNQGQVVTNVPVGLPGNITFVPINSVDLDSLGLSGAQTIATGVTADGQLIMASQPVDGSESLAKTDNHLSHTLPVNDSNANPEIYVPTSSSQLHIPANESSLLTQDTSLSSVATEQADTTSGLQEGFIQQNQEQSVQASSAQPIIQLQQVPIQTTNGQVVQSVATGGQGLQNVQLINPGTFIIQAQTVTPSGQIQWQTFQVQGVQNLQNLQLPTTPPQQITLAPVQTLSLGSNPVSINTGQIPNLQTVTVNSMAQNEGDTDNPGDIRIKEEPDSGDWQLSTDSTLNTSDLSHLRVRLVDEEDQLGQEGKRLRRVACTCPNCKESGGRGSNTGKKKQHICHIAGCGKVYGKTSHLRAHLRWHSGERPFVCSWIFCGKRFTRSDELQRHRRTHTGEKKFVCPECSKRFMRSDHLAKHIKTHQNKKGVNSGSAVVASMESAGSSDSIITMAGGTTLILTNIQQGSSNAQDILANAENPLQLVTTVAASEVME; encoded by the exons ATGGCTG AACAGTCGATGAAACCAGAAGATATGGCTGCCATGGACGTGGACAGCAGTCAAAGCGGCttcctgcagcaggaggaggacaggggCAATCAG GACACTCAGCCATCACCCCTCGACCTGCTAGCAACCACCTGCACTAAGGTTGGGTCACCGTCGTCAGAGGTGGACAGAGGTGCTGCCGCTGATGTG ACATCAGATCCATCCACGCAGCTTACTGGGACTGATAAATGGGAAGTGTTAACACCCACATCAGCAAAGGATGAATCTGGAATGATACAGATCCAAAGTCAAGGAATATTAACATCAAATGGACAGTACGTACTTCCTCTCCAGAACTTACAGAGTCAGCCAATCTTTGTGGCGTCGGGAACAGACGCCTCCTCTGCCAATTCAGTGCCTAACATTCAGTACCAAGTAATTCCTCAAATTCAAACAGCAGATGGACAGCTGAGCTTCTCCACGTCCAGTGTGGAGGGACCGACTCTGACTCAGGATGCCACGGGCCAGATTCAGATCTTGCCTGATGGTAGCCAGAGCCTCGGCATGACATCAACTGCAAACATCCTTAATAACAACCAGAACCTCATATCACAGACTGGTCATGTCCAGCAGATCCAGGGGGTTTCTATCGGCAGCTCCACCTTTAACAACCAGGGTCAGGTTGTTACTAATGTGCCTGTGGGTTTGCCTGGGAACATTACTTTTGTTCCTATTAACAGTGTAGACTTGGACTCACTTGGCCTGTCTGGTGCTCAGACTATAGCAACAGGGGTCACTGCTGATGGCCAGCTAATTATGGCAAGTCAGCCTGTGGATGGCTCAGAGAGTCTGGCGAAGACAGATAATCACCTCTCACATACACTACCAGTAAATGATTCAAATGCAAATCCTGAGATCTATGTGCCAACGTCTTCCTCTCAGCTACACATTCCAGCAAACGAGTCAAGCCTGCTGACACAAGACACTTCATTGTCATCAGTGGCTACAGAGCAAGCCGACACAACTTCTGGTCTCCAGGAGGGCTTCATCCAACAAAATCAGGAGCAGAGTGTCCAGGCGTCCTCAGCTCAGCCCATCATCCAACTGCAGCAGGTGCCCATTCAGACCACCAATGGCCAGGTGGTTCAGTCTGTGGCAACTGGCGGGCAGGGTCTCCAGAACGTGCAGCTGATCAACCCGGGAACGTTCATCATCCAAGCCCAGACAGTCACTCCATCAGGTCAGATACAGTGGCAGACCTTTCAGGTGCAGGGAGTGCAGAATCTGCAGAACCTTCAGTTGCCCACAACACCACCCCAGCAGATAACCCTGGCTCCAGTCCAGACCCTGTCACTGGGCTCCAATCCAGTCAGCATCAACACGGGGCAGATCCCCAACCTGCAGACAGTGACGGTCAACTCAATGGCACAGAATGAAGGAGACACAGACAACCCTGGAG ACATTCGGATAAAGGAAGAGCCAGACTCTGGAGACTGGCAACTGAGCACTGACTCCACCCTGAACACAAGCGATCTGTCCCACCTCCGCGTCAGGTTGGTGGATGAGGAGGATCAGTTGGGTCAGGAGGGCAAGAGGCTGCGCAGAGTGGCATGTACTTGTCCCAACTGTAAAGAGTCGGGTGGGAG AGGATCCAACACAgggaagaagaagcagcacaTCTGTCATATTGCAGGCTGTGGGAAAGTATATGGGAAGACATCGCACCTGCGAGCACACCTGCGCTGGCATTCAGGGGAGCGACCTTTTGTTTGCAGCTGGATATTCTGTGGGAAGAGGTTCACACGCAGTGAcgagctgcagagacacaggagaacacacacag GAGAGAAGAAGTTTGTCTGCCCAGAATGCTCCAAGCGCTTCATGCGGAGCGACCACCTGGCGAAGCACATTAAAACTCATCAGAACAAAAAAGGCGTGAACTCTGGCAGCGCTGTGGTGGCCTCGATGGAATCCGCAGGGTCCTCAGACAGTATCATCACCATGGCAGGCGGGACCACCCTCATCCTCACCAACATCCAGCAGGGTTCCAGCAACGCCCAGGACATCCTGGCCAACGCAGAGAACCCTCTCCAGCTCGTCACCACAGTAGCAGCTAGCGAAGTCATGGAGTGA